The following proteins are co-located in the Massilia litorea genome:
- the pyrF gene encoding orotidine-5'-phosphate decarboxylase: MNFIDKLSAAWTRNDSLLCVGLDPDLARFPAHLKDQPDAIVRFCKAIIDATADLACAFKPQIAYFAALGAEDQLEEICSYLRDTYPHIPLILDAKRGDIGATAHQYAREAFDRYGADAVTVNPYMGFDSVEPYMAWKDRGVIVLCRTSNAGGSDLQFLDVGGLPLYQHVAKLVAGKWNRNGQCALVVGATFPEELAQVRKIIGDMPLLVPGVGAQGGDVEATVRAGRTAGGTGMMINSSRAILYAVPQEGEDFAAAARRVARETRDEINRYRG; encoded by the coding sequence GTGAATTTCATCGATAAACTCTCCGCGGCCTGGACCCGCAACGACTCGCTCCTGTGCGTCGGACTCGACCCTGATCTGGCGCGCTTCCCTGCTCATTTGAAGGATCAACCGGACGCGATCGTCCGGTTCTGCAAGGCCATCATCGACGCCACGGCGGACCTCGCCTGCGCCTTCAAGCCGCAGATCGCCTATTTCGCCGCCCTCGGCGCCGAAGACCAGCTCGAGGAAATCTGCTCCTACCTGCGCGACACTTATCCGCACATCCCCCTGATCCTCGACGCCAAGCGCGGCGACATCGGGGCGACCGCCCACCAGTACGCGCGCGAAGCCTTCGACCGCTACGGCGCGGACGCGGTCACGGTCAATCCCTACATGGGTTTCGATTCGGTCGAGCCCTACATGGCGTGGAAAGACCGCGGCGTGATCGTGCTGTGCCGCACTTCGAATGCAGGCGGTTCGGACCTGCAGTTCCTGGATGTGGGCGGCCTGCCGCTGTACCAGCATGTGGCGAAACTCGTGGCCGGGAAATGGAACCGCAACGGCCAGTGCGCGCTGGTGGTGGGGGCGACCTTCCCGGAAGAACTGGCGCAGGTGCGCAAGATCATCGGCGACATGCCTTTATTGGTGCCGGGTGTCGGTGCGCAGGGGGGCGATGTCGAGGCGACCGTGCGTGCCGGGCGGACCGCCGGTGGGACCGGGATGATGATCAATTCGTCGCGGGCGATTTTGTATGCGGTGCCGCAGGAAGGCGAGGATTTTGCGGCGGCGGCACGGCGTGTCGCACGCGAGACGCGGGATGAGATCAATCGGTATCGGGGGTAA
- a CDS encoding M24 family metallopeptidase, translated as MSGFERAAEVAAKLALLRDCLERTGAAAIHLRGIDWFAWATAGGSSAVLHTSELGVAEVLVTREDAVILTDEIEAARLREEEVPEGFTFHVTPWAQVELRERYVLGLAGDRPVLSDRPRNGEQPLPTALQKRRLVLSASEQARYRVLGREAAEAMTETMRAVRPEWTEYELAAAGAAALWRRGIHPALVLAAGEGRLPLYRHPTPSHAPLGARAMLVFCARRHGLYANLTRFVSFGQAPQDQAALMEVEATGLATVTPGKSLSAVYHAFAAAYNHADRLDAINEHHQGGITGYLAREIVATPSTATELEEGMAFAFNPSFAGLKIEDTFLLGPQGLDNLTLDPQWPAVTVHGRQRPLWLETN; from the coding sequence ATGAGCGGTTTCGAGCGCGCCGCCGAGGTGGCGGCCAAGCTGGCCTTGCTGCGCGACTGCCTGGAGCGCACCGGCGCGGCCGCGATTCACCTGCGCGGCATCGACTGGTTCGCCTGGGCCACGGCGGGCGGATCGAGCGCCGTGCTGCATACGTCCGAACTGGGCGTGGCCGAAGTGCTGGTCACGCGCGAGGACGCGGTGATTCTCACCGACGAGATCGAGGCGGCCCGCCTGCGCGAGGAAGAGGTCCCGGAAGGCTTTACCTTCCACGTCACGCCCTGGGCCCAGGTCGAGCTGCGCGAACGCTATGTGCTGGGCCTGGCCGGCGATCGGCCGGTGTTGTCGGACCGTCCGCGCAACGGCGAGCAGCCCTTGCCGACGGCCCTGCAGAAGCGCAGGCTCGTGTTGAGTGCATCGGAGCAGGCGCGCTACCGCGTGCTGGGGCGCGAAGCGGCCGAGGCAATGACCGAAACCATGCGCGCCGTGCGCCCCGAATGGACCGAATACGAGCTGGCCGCTGCCGGCGCGGCGGCCCTGTGGCGGCGCGGGATCCACCCGGCGCTGGTGCTGGCGGCCGGCGAAGGGCGCCTGCCGCTCTACCGCCATCCGACGCCGTCGCATGCACCGCTCGGCGCGCGCGCCATGCTGGTGTTCTGCGCGCGCCGGCACGGCCTGTATGCGAATCTGACGCGCTTCGTCAGCTTTGGACAGGCGCCGCAAGACCAGGCCGCGCTGATGGAGGTCGAGGCCACGGGGCTGGCCACTGTCACGCCCGGCAAATCGCTGTCCGCCGTCTATCACGCGTTCGCCGCGGCCTACAACCATGCCGACCGCCTGGACGCAATCAACGAGCACCACCAGGGCGGCATCACCGGCTACCTGGCGCGCGAGATCGTCGCCACGCCCAGTACGGCGACCGAACTGGAAGAGGGCATGGCCTTTGCGTTCAACCCCAGCTTTGCGGGCCTGAAAATCGAGGATACCTTCCTCCTCGGCCCGCAGGGACTGGACAACCTGACCCTGGATCCGCAGTGGCCCGCCGTGACCGTGCATGGCCGCCAGCGGCCCCTTTGGCTGGAGACAAACTGA
- a CDS encoding VanZ family protein — MFLAIVIAGSIPGARAGIGEYAPGVVLHSSAYSVLALLWFTASRGNAASRTVATVLAIAVMGAIDESVQSFFPYRGADVRDWMVDCSSALATCAILWMILPKAALQRS; from the coding sequence ATGTTCCTTGCGATCGTGATTGCCGGATCGATCCCGGGCGCGCGTGCCGGGATCGGCGAATACGCGCCCGGCGTGGTGCTGCACTCGTCGGCCTACTCGGTCCTTGCCCTGCTCTGGTTTACCGCCAGCCGCGGCAATGCGGCCAGCAGGACGGTCGCGACGGTCCTCGCGATCGCCGTCATGGGCGCGATCGACGAATCGGTGCAGAGCTTCTTCCCCTATCGCGGCGCCGACGTGCGCGACTGGATGGTCGACTGCAGTTCGGCCCTGGCCACCTGCGCGATCCTGTGGATGATCCTGCCGAAAGCGGCGCTGCAGCGTAGCTGA
- the sbcB gene encoding exodeoxyribonuclease I, producing MSTHTFLWHDYETFGAQPRRDRPAQFAAIRTDAELNEIGEPLMLFCQPANDYLPDPQSCLITGITPQQCLELGVPEHEFARQIEAAFAEPGTIGVGYNTIRFDDEVTRFLFWRNLLDPYAREWQNNCGRWDLLDVVRMTYALRPEGIEWPTHPDGRPSFRLEDLTRANGLSHEAAHDALSDVRATIALARLIRNKQPRLFDFCLELRRKDKVASEMGLHLERAARQPFLHVSGMFPVENGCLALVWPLAQHPSNKNEILVWDCRHDPSELFSLDVETIRLRMFTRSADLPEGVTRLPIKSVHLNKSPMLVGNLKTLSPAMATRWGLDLDQAKAHAQLAANGPDMAAIWAQVYQKPASGNETDVDEDLYGGFVSNNDRRKLESLRMQTPAQLATSRPSFEDERLAELLWRYRARNFPQTLSEQEMESWEEHRAARLFDGAGGARTVDQLFGEIDALSETADERAEEILGALYEYVEAIAPSRY from the coding sequence ATGAGCACACACACTTTCCTCTGGCACGACTACGAAACCTTCGGCGCCCAGCCGCGCCGCGATCGTCCGGCGCAGTTTGCCGCGATCCGCACCGATGCCGAGCTCAACGAGATCGGCGAACCGCTGATGCTGTTCTGCCAGCCGGCCAACGATTACCTGCCAGATCCGCAGTCCTGCCTGATCACGGGCATCACGCCGCAGCAATGCCTCGAACTGGGGGTGCCCGAGCACGAATTCGCGCGCCAGATCGAGGCGGCGTTCGCCGAGCCGGGGACGATCGGCGTCGGCTACAACACGATCCGCTTCGACGACGAAGTCACGCGCTTCCTGTTCTGGCGTAACCTGCTCGACCCGTATGCGCGCGAATGGCAGAACAATTGCGGCCGCTGGGATCTGCTCGACGTCGTGCGCATGACCTATGCGCTGCGTCCGGAAGGCATCGAATGGCCGACGCATCCGGATGGACGTCCGAGCTTCCGCCTCGAGGACCTGACCCGCGCCAACGGCCTGTCGCACGAGGCGGCGCACGACGCGCTGTCCGACGTGCGCGCCACGATCGCACTGGCGCGCCTGATCCGGAATAAACAGCCGCGCCTGTTCGACTTCTGCCTCGAACTGCGGCGCAAGGACAAGGTCGCCAGCGAAATGGGCCTGCACCTGGAACGCGCAGCGCGCCAGCCCTTCCTGCACGTATCGGGCATGTTCCCGGTCGAGAACGGCTGTCTGGCTCTGGTCTGGCCACTGGCCCAGCATCCGAGCAACAAGAACGAAATCCTGGTGTGGGATTGCCGTCACGATCCGTCGGAACTGTTTAGTCTGGATGTCGAGACGATCCGGCTGCGCATGTTCACGCGCAGCGCCGACCTGCCGGAAGGTGTCACGCGGCTGCCGATCAAGAGCGTCCACCTGAACAAGTCGCCGATGCTGGTCGGGAACCTGAAGACCCTGAGCCCGGCGATGGCGACGCGCTGGGGCCTCGACCTCGACCAGGCCAAAGCCCACGCGCAGCTGGCGGCGAACGGGCCCGACATGGCGGCGATCTGGGCGCAGGTGTACCAGAAGCCGGCCTCCGGCAACGAGACCGATGTCGATGAAGACCTGTATGGCGGGTTCGTCAGCAACAACGACCGCCGCAAGCTCGAATCCCTGCGCATGCAGACGCCTGCACAGCTGGCCACAAGCCGGCCTTCGTTCGAGGACGAGCGGCTGGCCGAACTGCTGTGGCGCTACCGGGCACGCAATTTCCCGCAGACGCTAAGCGAGCAGGAGATGGAGAGCTGGGAAGAACACCGCGCGGCGCGGCTGTTCGATGGAGCGGGCGGGGCACGCACGGTGGACCAGTTGTTTGGGGAGATCGATGCGCTGTCGGAGACGGCGGACGAGCGCGCCGAGGAGATCCTGGGTGCCTTGTACGAATACGTCGAAGCGATTGCGCCGAGCAGGTATTAA
- a CDS encoding TPM domain-containing protein → MNLFRTLWLLVLSFALSGPAQAQLKEVPALTSRVTDQAGMLDATQKQRLEAVLAEHEAKSGNQIAVLLVKSTEPEAIEQYGIRVADAWKLGRKGVDDGVLLIVARDNPGSLRRLRIEAGRGVQGVLTDAQSKRILQDVIAPHFKQNHYYEGLVAGVGAIATVLNRERFPEPAPQVAPAAPANASDAGQGGGIGMFGILMLVFGFMLLRSIFRPRRARLSRGGWGNGATGFILGSILSNAGRGGGGFGGFSGGGGGFGGGGGFSGGGGSFDGGGASGDW, encoded by the coding sequence ATGAACTTGTTTCGCACCCTGTGGCTGCTGGTGCTCTCCTTCGCGCTCAGTGGGCCGGCCCAGGCCCAGCTGAAGGAAGTGCCGGCCTTGACCAGCCGCGTGACCGACCAGGCCGGCATGCTCGACGCGACGCAAAAGCAGCGCCTGGAAGCCGTGCTGGCCGAGCATGAGGCCAAGAGCGGCAACCAGATCGCGGTGTTGCTGGTGAAGTCGACCGAGCCGGAAGCGATCGAGCAATACGGCATCCGCGTGGCCGATGCATGGAAGCTGGGACGCAAGGGCGTCGACGACGGCGTGCTGCTGATCGTCGCGCGCGACAACCCGGGTTCGCTGCGCCGCTTGCGCATCGAGGCCGGGCGCGGGGTGCAGGGCGTGCTGACGGATGCGCAATCGAAACGCATCCTGCAGGACGTGATCGCGCCGCATTTCAAACAAAACCATTACTACGAGGGCCTGGTCGCAGGCGTGGGCGCGATTGCCACGGTGCTGAACCGGGAACGATTTCCCGAGCCGGCGCCGCAGGTAGCCCCGGCAGCACCGGCAAATGCAAGTGACGCAGGACAAGGAGGCGGGATCGGTATGTTTGGCATCTTGATGTTGGTTTTCGGTTTCATGCTGTTGCGCTCGATCTTCCGGCCGCGCCGCGCGCGCCTGTCGCGCGGCGGCTGGGGCAACGGCGCGACCGGCTTCATCCTCGGCAGCATTCTCAGTAACGCCGGTCGTGGCGGCGGCGGCTTCGGCGGCTTCTCCGGCGGCGGCGGCGGCTTCGGCGGCGGTGGCGGTTTTTCCGGCGGCGGCGGCAGCTTTGACGGCGGCGGCGCCTCGGGAGACTGGTAA
- the galK gene encoding galactokinase has protein sequence MVTSDSFFGGAPEVNASAPGRVNLLGEHTDYNDGFMLPVATPQRTTVALSRSNDGHFVFYSSTLDANVTFAPDGSAPAGFGSYIEGCIRLVEAEGVTVPPLRVWVSTDVPVGSGLSSSAALEVATLRALRQMLGFELDDVKLARIAQRAEIEYARVNCGIMDQMASSLADESHMLFIDARTLEHRLAPLPQGAEIIVIDSGIARKLAGSKYNERRAECEEASRKLGVAALRDVTDPESVESLPEPLKRRARHVVQENLRVLEAAGGVSLERFGELMNASHFSLRDDYEVSIPELDELCALLRAQEGVVGARLTGAGFGGACVALCKTGHAQAAAEAALNEYNRNGRQGRLLIPVPTEGKENNESV, from the coding sequence ATGGTGACAAGCGATTCCTTCTTCGGCGGCGCGCCCGAGGTCAACGCCTCCGCACCCGGACGCGTGAACCTGCTGGGCGAACATACGGATTACAACGACGGCTTCATGCTGCCGGTGGCGACGCCCCAGCGCACGACGGTGGCGCTTTCCCGCAGCAACGACGGCCACTTCGTCTTCTATTCGAGCACGCTCGATGCGAACGTCACCTTCGCGCCCGACGGCAGCGCGCCGGCCGGCTTCGGCAGCTATATCGAAGGCTGCATCCGCCTGGTCGAAGCCGAGGGCGTCACCGTGCCGCCGCTGCGGGTCTGGGTGTCGACGGACGTGCCGGTCGGTTCCGGCCTGTCCTCGAGCGCGGCATTGGAGGTGGCGACCCTGCGCGCACTGCGCCAGATGCTCGGCTTCGAACTCGACGACGTGAAACTGGCGCGCATCGCCCAGCGCGCCGAGATCGAATATGCGCGCGTGAACTGCGGCATCATGGACCAGATGGCGTCCAGCCTGGCCGACGAGTCGCACATGCTGTTCATCGACGCGCGCACGCTCGAACACCGTCTCGCGCCGCTGCCCCAGGGCGCCGAAATCATCGTCATCGACTCGGGCATCGCCCGTAAGCTGGCCGGCAGCAAGTACAACGAACGGCGCGCCGAGTGCGAGGAAGCCTCGCGCAAGCTTGGCGTGGCGGCCTTGCGCGACGTGACGGACCCTGAGTCGGTGGAAAGCCTGCCCGAGCCATTGAAACGCCGTGCCCGCCACGTGGTGCAGGAAAACCTGCGCGTGCTGGAAGCGGCCGGCGGCGTCTCCCTGGAGCGCTTCGGCGAGCTGATGAACGCCTCGCACTTCAGCCTGCGCGACGATTACGAAGTATCGATCCCCGAACTCGACGAACTGTGCGCGCTGCTGCGTGCTCAGGAAGGCGTGGTCGGCGCACGCCTGACCGGCGCCGGTTTCGGCGGCGCCTGCGTGGCGCTGTGCAAGACCGGTCACGCCCAAGCGGCGGCCGAGGCCGCACTTAACGAATACAACAGGAACGGGCGCCAGGGTCGTCTGCTGATCCCGGTTCCGACTGAAGGAAAGGAAAACAATGAGTCAGTTTGA
- a CDS encoding TPM domain-containing protein yields MTHESFGQRVGRVLRHWRSTKADAQRAFPESTLAAAAQAITAGEQTHRGEVRFIVEKSLPTDEVWDGVTNRQRALALFADYGVWDTEDNCGVLIYVNLAEHKVDIVADRGIDRKIDEATWQAVCRTMTEGFRQGKFHDATLAAIEQVNALLRQHFPASGARPNELPDSPIML; encoded by the coding sequence ATGACACATGAGTCGTTCGGCCAGCGCGTCGGCCGCGTGCTGCGTCACTGGCGCAGCACCAAGGCGGACGCCCAGCGCGCCTTCCCGGAGAGCACGCTGGCCGCGGCAGCGCAGGCGATCACGGCGGGCGAACAAACCCACCGCGGCGAGGTGCGCTTCATCGTCGAAAAATCGCTGCCGACCGACGAGGTCTGGGACGGCGTGACCAACCGCCAGCGCGCGCTGGCCCTGTTCGCCGACTACGGCGTCTGGGACACCGAGGACAATTGCGGCGTACTCATCTACGTGAACCTGGCCGAACACAAGGTCGACATCGTGGCCGACCGTGGTATCGACCGCAAGATCGATGAAGCTACCTGGCAGGCGGTCTGCCGCACGATGACCGAAGGCTTCAGGCAAGGCAAGTTCCACGACGCCACGCTGGCGGCAATCGAACAGGTGAATGCGCTGCTGCGCCAGCACTTCCCGGCCAGTGGTGCGCGGCCGAACGAGTTGCCCGACAGCCCGATCATGCTGTAG
- a CDS encoding glycoside hydrolase family 2 protein — protein MSQFEYPRPQLVRDNWISLNGKWRFCFDDEMRFKLPGEVPEWTHEIEVPFAPETKMSGIGDTGFHRVCWYEREFTVLPNEGRTILHFGAVDYSARVWVNGYLVAEHEGGHTPFSADITSAMKADGKQVVTVYVEDDPADLAKPRGKQDWLLEPHSIWYPRTTGIWQTVWVEQVEKTFIQKLKWTPIFETFEIGCEVFAGGEIRDDMFIEVKIWHGEHLLADDHYKLLAGEANRKIALSDPGIDDSRNELLWSPERPTLLDAEVTLRCGDRVVDRIKSYTALRSFAINRDRLMLNGRPYQLRLVLDQGYWPESFLTGPSDDHLKRDVELAKLMGFNGVRKHQKIEDPRYLYWADKLGLLVWEEMPSAYRFSPKAITRMVREWTEAIDRDYSHPCIIVWVAFNESWGVPNLTLTQAHRNAVEALYHLTRTLDATRPVIGNDGWEASATDILGIHDYDCDPEKVKARYEVSDPVRTLFDQRRPGGRILTLDGFPHRGQPIVLTEFGGIAYDTTGTPEEGTWGYSRSTTADGFHNLYRGLLKVVNETFMFSGFCYTQFADTFQEANGLLNADRTPKLPFEMISAATRNAQVKPVKAEDENGADPA, from the coding sequence ATGAGTCAGTTTGAATACCCACGTCCCCAACTGGTACGCGACAACTGGATCAGCCTGAACGGCAAGTGGCGCTTCTGTTTCGACGACGAGATGCGCTTCAAGCTGCCGGGCGAGGTGCCGGAATGGACCCACGAGATCGAGGTGCCGTTCGCGCCGGAAACGAAAATGTCCGGCATCGGCGACACCGGTTTCCACCGTGTCTGCTGGTACGAGCGCGAATTCACCGTGCTGCCCAACGAGGGCCGCACCATCCTGCACTTCGGGGCGGTCGATTATTCGGCGCGTGTCTGGGTCAACGGCTATCTCGTGGCCGAGCACGAGGGCGGCCACACGCCGTTCTCGGCCGACATCACCTCGGCCATGAAGGCTGACGGCAAGCAGGTCGTCACCGTGTATGTCGAGGATGATCCTGCCGACCTTGCCAAGCCGCGCGGCAAGCAGGACTGGCTGCTCGAGCCGCACTCGATCTGGTATCCGCGCACGACCGGCATCTGGCAGACCGTCTGGGTCGAGCAGGTCGAAAAGACCTTCATCCAGAAGCTGAAGTGGACCCCGATTTTCGAGACCTTCGAGATCGGCTGCGAGGTGTTCGCCGGCGGCGAGATCCGCGACGACATGTTCATCGAAGTCAAGATCTGGCACGGCGAACATTTATTGGCCGACGACCACTACAAGCTGCTGGCCGGCGAAGCGAACCGCAAGATCGCGCTGTCCGACCCCGGTATCGACGATTCGCGCAACGAATTGCTGTGGAGCCCGGAGCGTCCGACCCTGCTCGACGCCGAAGTGACGCTGCGCTGCGGCGACCGCGTGGTCGACCGCATCAAGTCCTACACGGCGCTGCGCTCGTTCGCGATCAACCGCGACCGATTGATGTTGAATGGAAGGCCATACCAGCTGCGCCTTGTGCTCGACCAGGGCTACTGGCCGGAATCCTTCCTCACCGGTCCGTCCGACGACCACCTGAAACGCGACGTCGAACTGGCGAAATTGATGGGCTTCAACGGCGTGCGCAAGCACCAGAAGATCGAAGACCCGCGCTACCTGTACTGGGCCGACAAGCTCGGCCTGCTGGTGTGGGAAGAAATGCCATCGGCCTACCGCTTCAGCCCGAAGGCGATCACACGCATGGTGCGCGAGTGGACCGAAGCGATCGACCGCGACTACAGCCACCCCTGCATCATCGTCTGGGTGGCCTTCAACGAATCCTGGGGCGTGCCGAACCTGACGCTGACCCAGGCGCATCGCAATGCCGTCGAGGCGCTGTACCACCTGACGCGCACGCTGGACGCGACGCGGCCCGTGATCGGCAACGATGGCTGGGAGGCCTCGGCCACCGACATCCTCGGCATCCACGACTACGACTGCGATCCGGAAAAGGTCAAGGCGCGCTACGAGGTCAGCGACCCGGTGCGCACCCTGTTCGATCAACGGCGTCCGGGCGGACGCATCCTGACCCTGGACGGCTTCCCGCACCGCGGCCAGCCGATCGTGCTGACCGAATTCGGCGGCATCGCCTACGACACCACGGGCACGCCGGAAGAGGGCACCTGGGGCTATTCGCGCTCGACCACGGCCGATGGCTTCCACAACCTGTACCGCGGCCTGCTGAAGGTGGTCAACGAAACCTTCATGTTCAGCGGCTTCTGCTATACCCAGTTCGCCGATACCTTCCAGGAGGCCAACGGCCTGCTGAACGCCGACCGCACGCCGAAATTACCGTTCGAAATGATCTCGGCGGCGACGCGCAATGCGCAGGTGAAGCCGGTCAAGGCCGAGGACGAGAACGGGGCCGATCCGGCCTGA
- a CDS encoding LemA family protein produces the protein MTSSASASTLFSRWTRLLALATLAGSLLSGCGYNEFQTKDEATKAAWSEVVNQYQRRADLIPNLVNTVKGYATHERETLEAVTRARAAATSFQITPEVLNNPEAFQKFQQVQGELSSALSRLMVVSEKYPDLKADTSFRDLQSQLEGTENRITVARQRYIASVQDYNVSVRQFPNNLTAMMFGYKAKPSFTVENEKAISTAPTVNFGK, from the coding sequence ATGACGTCTTCCGCATCGGCTTCTACTTTATTCTCGCGCTGGACCCGCCTGCTGGCGCTCGCCACCCTCGCCGGCTCGCTGCTCTCGGGCTGCGGCTACAACGAATTCCAGACCAAGGACGAAGCCACCAAGGCCGCCTGGAGCGAAGTGGTCAACCAGTACCAGCGCCGCGCCGACCTGATTCCGAACCTGGTGAACACGGTCAAGGGCTATGCCACGCACGAACGCGAAACCCTGGAGGCGGTCACCCGTGCGCGCGCCGCCGCGACCAGTTTCCAGATCACGCCGGAAGTGCTGAACAATCCCGAAGCATTCCAGAAGTTCCAGCAGGTGCAGGGCGAGCTGTCGAGCGCGCTGTCGCGCCTGATGGTCGTGTCCGAGAAATATCCGGACCTGAAGGCGGACACCAGCTTCCGCGACCTGCAGTCGCAGCTCGAGGGCACCGAGAACCGCATCACGGTGGCGCGCCAGCGCTATATCGCCTCGGTGCAGGACTATAACGTCTCCGTGCGCCAGTTCCCGAACAACCTCACCGCGATGATGTTCGGCTACAAGGCCAAACCTTCGTTCACGGTCGAGAACGAAAAAGCGATCTCGACCGCGCCGACGGTCAACTTCGGCAAATAA
- a CDS encoding SDR family NAD(P)-dependent oxidoreductase, which translates to MKLENKIALVTGASQGIGLACAQRLVREGARVMLADVRPEVAEAAAALGEAARYFVADVSQKSDVDALLQATLDAFGRVDILINNAGVTHAADFLDLQEEDFDRVLRVNLKSMFLCSQAAARDMVKRQSGCIINMSSVNAELVIPNQVPYVVSKGGVNQLTRVAAIGLAQHGIRVNAIGPGTILTELAKQAVLASPEARHTILSRTPLGRCGEPEEVASIAAFLASEDASYITGQTLYADGGRMPLNYTVAVRE; encoded by the coding sequence ATGAAACTCGAAAACAAGATCGCCCTCGTCACCGGTGCCAGCCAGGGCATCGGCCTGGCCTGCGCCCAGCGCCTGGTGCGCGAAGGCGCCCGCGTGATGCTGGCCGACGTGCGGCCGGAAGTGGCCGAGGCCGCCGCCGCGCTGGGCGAAGCCGCCCGCTACTTTGTCGCCGACGTCAGCCAGAAGTCCGACGTCGACGCACTCCTCCAGGCTACCCTCGACGCGTTCGGCCGCGTCGACATCCTGATCAACAATGCCGGCGTCACGCATGCGGCCGACTTTCTCGACCTGCAGGAAGAGGATTTCGACCGCGTCCTGCGGGTGAACCTGAAATCGATGTTCCTGTGCAGCCAGGCTGCGGCGCGCGACATGGTCAAGCGCCAGAGCGGCTGCATCATCAACATGTCGAGCGTGAACGCCGAACTGGTGATTCCAAACCAGGTGCCCTATGTCGTCTCCAAGGGCGGCGTCAACCAGCTGACGCGCGTGGCGGCGATCGGCCTCGCCCAGCACGGCATTCGCGTCAACGCCATCGGCCCGGGCACGATCCTGACCGAACTGGCGAAGCAGGCCGTGCTGGCCAGCCCGGAAGCGCGCCATACGATCCTGTCGCGCACGCCTCTCGGCCGCTGCGGCGAACCCGAGGAAGTGGCATCGATTGCCGCCTTCCTCGCCAGCGAAGACGCCTCCTACATCACCGGCCAGACGCTGTATGCCGACGGCGGGCGGATGCCGCTCAACTACACGGTCGCCGTACGCGAATAA